The Microbacterium sulfonylureivorans region AAGAGCTGCTCCTCGCTGACCTTCGACACGGTCGCCTCGTGGCCGAGCTGCACGTCGTCGACGCGGATGTCGATCGCCGGATAGGTGTCGGAGCGCGAGATGGTGTCGACGAGCAGGGCGTCGCAGCGCACGGTGTTCGCGGAGTGGTGCGCATTGGCGTCCACCCGCACCTCACCGCGGTAGCCGGCGCGGCCGCCGCCGCGGGCGATCGACTTCGAGACGATCGACGACTGCGTGTACGGCGCCATGTGGATCATCTTCGCGCCGGCGTCCTGGTGCTGGCCGGGACCGGCGAAGGCGACGGAGAGCGTCTCGCCCTTGGCGTGCTCGCCCACGAGGAAGATCGACGGGTACTTCATCGTCACCTTCGAGCCGATGTTGCCGTCGATCCACTCCATGGTGGCGCCCTCGTGCGCGATCGCGCGCTTGGTGACGAGGTTGTAGACGTTGTTCGACCAGTTCTGGATCGTCGTGTACCGCACGCGAGCGTTCTTCTTCACGATGATCTCGACGACGGCCGAGTGCAGCGAGTCGCTCTTGTAGATCGGGGCGGTGCAGCCCTCGATGTAGTGGACGTACGAGCCCTCGTCGGCGATGATCAGCGTCCGCTCGAACTGGCCCATGTTCTCGGTGTTGATGCGGAAGTACGCCTGCAGCGGGATCTCGACGTGTACGCCCGGGGGCACGTAGACGAACGAGCCTCCCGACCAGACGGCGGTGTTCAGCGCGGCGAACTTGTTGTCGCCGGCGG contains the following coding sequences:
- the sufB gene encoding Fe-S cluster assembly protein SufB, producing the protein MSDVLIDRPELDGLGVYEFGWHDTDAAGAVAQRGINENVVRGISALKSEPEWMLKTRLKGYQLFGRKPMPTWGADLSEIDFDNIKYFVRSTEKQAGSWEELPEEIRNTYERLGIPEAERQRLVAGVAAQYESEVVYHQINEQLEAQGVIFMDTDTALREHPEFFEEYFGTVIPAGDNKFAALNTAVWSGGSFVYVPPGVHVEIPLQAYFRINTENMGQFERTLIIADEGSYVHYIEGCTAPIYKSDSLHSAVVEIIVKKNARVRYTTIQNWSNNVYNLVTKRAIAHEGATMEWIDGNIGSKVTMKYPSIFLVGEHAKGETLSVAFAGPGQHQDAGAKMIHMAPYTQSSIVSKSIARGGGRAGYRGEVRVDANAHHSANTVRCDALLVDTISRSDTYPAIDIRVDDVQLGHEATVSKVSEEQLFYLMSRGMPEDEAMAMIVRGFIEPIARELPMEYALELNKLIEMGMEGSVG